The Neodiprion virginianus isolate iyNeoVirg1 chromosome 5, iyNeoVirg1.1, whole genome shotgun sequence genome contains a region encoding:
- the LOC124305828 gene encoding probable ribosome production factor 1: MKLKNLRKNPLKREVPLEEETEVSEIAPPENPKVSLPSDSNFNHIKCKIVRHKKSEQFRRQKAKAKKEERKKRQRDGEPKKVPHTIESLREKDETTIQGDVDAEENLEVKVDFEHDEFASYYKHTYEPKVLITYSDNPLRKTRIFGRELTRIIPNSISLYRNRSGVKKMVKSAIAKGFTDLIVINENMKQPNGMLVVHLPDGPTAQFKLSNVKITPELKRSHKEITEHRPEVILNNFTTRLGHSVGRMLGALFHYDPEFKGRRAVTFHNQRDYIFFRHHRYEFDLKKGKAKLRELGPRFTLKLRSLQRGTFDSKYGEYEWIIQGRRHAMETSRRKFFL, from the exons atgaaattgaagaatcTACGAAAAAATCCGTTGAAACGTGAAGTCCCATTGGAGGAAGAAACTGAAGTTAGCGAGATCGCGCCACCCGAAAATCCCAAAGTCTCATTGCCGAGCGACAGCAATTTTAATCACATAAAATGCAAAATAGTTCGCCATAAAAAAAGTGAACAATTTCGTAGGCAAAAGGCGAAGgctaaaaaagaagaaaggaaaaaacgCCAGAGGGATGGCGAGCCCAAAAAAGTCCCTCACACCATCGAAAGTCTGCGTGAAAAGGACGAGACTACAATTCAGGGCGACGTTGATGCGGAGGAAAATCTTGAGGTCAAAGTAGATTTTGAGCACGACGAGTTTGCATCCTATTACAAACACACATATGAGCCCAAAGTACTCATTACCTACTCTGACAACCCTCTCAGAAAAACGAGAATATTTGGTCGCGAGTTGACTCGCATCATTCCAAACTCTATATCGCTCTACAGAAACAGATCGGGTGTCAAGAAGATGGTTAAAAGTGCAATTGCCAAGGGATTCACGGACTTGATagtgataaatgaaaatatgaaacagCCAA ATGGCATGCTTGTTGTACACCTGCCCGATGGTCCAACGGCGCAGTTCAAACTTAGTAATGTTAAAATTACACCAGAGTTGAAGCGATCGCATAAAGAAATAACCGAGCATCGTCCAGAAgtgattttaaacaatttcacgACCAGGCTAGGACATTCGGTTGGAAGAATGCTTGGGGCGTTGTTTCACTATGATCCCGAATTCAAGGGACGCAGGGCAGTCACATTTCACAATCAAcgagattatattttttttagacaTCATAG ATACGAATTTGACCTAAAAAAGGGGAAAGCAAAGCTCAGAGAATTGGGCCCAAGATTCACCCTAAAATTGAGATCTCTGCAACGAGGGACGTTCGACAGTAAATATGGTGAATATGAATGGATAATACAAGGACGTCGACACGCCATGGAAACTAGCAGAAGAAAGTTCTTCTTGTAG
- the LOC124305827 gene encoding THUMP domain-containing protein 3-like isoform X2, with amino-acid sequence MTDINESDLYKLFKKSEEAESVYTIGTTVDTGLEWQAVDECKEKVDTTLHVVKERGKIYFNIHLDQFSKVKEMRSIDNIFLVSDVRQFNFSEDDGETDLTLLKNAIEKDLRLEKGLEAWKAMTGFRGKLYPKQEEFKDADKLLKAEKNQPPEDAVVGDVRKGRKRGRDPSLSSEEDILKYRVTCERTGSHAFESGQVARVIGGELQDKYFWLVDLTMYHLEVICNLVQNELATCLRITHESKHRRNIIHFGPTTLRATVCYSLLRLANPKPGDIIIDPMCGGGSIPIEAAIAFPDTYVLCGDNHEKAVARTKLNINAQSINYKTELITWSVAKLPLKDSYVDIVVTDMPFGKRSGSMTDNRVLYKRYITELARVAKLGTGRLVLLTYDRRSIQMALQSASNLFKVIKMLGVNMGGLHAAVYVLKRTKLPYNP; translated from the exons ATGacggatatcaacgaatctGACTTGTACAAGCTATTTAAGAAATCTGAAGAAGCTGAAAGCGTCTATACAATCGGAACTACCGTAGACACAG GTTTGGAATGGCAGGCGGTTGACGAATGCAAAGAGAAGGTGGATACGACTTTACACGTTGTCAAGGAGCGTggaaaaatctattttaaCATACATCTGgaccaattttcaaaa gtaaaagaaatgagatcgattgacaatatttttctggTATCCGATGTCCGTCAATTCAACTTCTCAGAAGATGATGGCGAGACTGATTTGACGTTGCTAAAAAATGCAATAGAGAAAGATCTCAGGCTAGAAAAGGGTTTGGAAGCATGGAAAGCAATGACTGGCTTTCGTGGCAAACTTTACCCTAAACAAGAAGAATTTAAAGATGCGGATAAACTACTCaaagctgaaaaaaatcagcccCCGGAAGATGCAGTTGTAGGGGATGTCAGGAAGGGAAGAAAACGGGGTAGAGATCCGTCCTTATCCAGTGAAGAAGACATCCTCAAGTACAGAGTGACTTGCGAAAGAACAGGTTCTCATGCCTTTGAATCTGGTCAAGTTGCGAGAGTAATCGGGGGAGAATTACAAGATAAATATTTCTGGCTAGTCGACTTGACCATGTACCATCTGGAAGTCATTTGCAATCTAGTTCAGA ATGAGCTGGCAACCTGTCTTCGCATAACTCATGAGTCCAAACATCGCCGTAATATTATTCACTTTGGCCCAACTACGCTGCGAGCTACTGTGTGTTATAGTTTATTACGACTTGCGAATCCAAAGCCAGGGGATATCATAATCGATCCAATGTGTGGCGGAGGCTCCATACCGATCGAG GCAGCAATCGCTTTCCCAGATACATACGTTTTGTGTGGAGATAATCATGAGAAAGCTGTTGCTAGAACAAAGTTAAATATCAATGCTCAATCTATCAATTATAAGACAGAGCTGATCACATGGAGTGTCGCCAAATTACCGCTGAAAGATTCTTATGTTGACATTGTGGTAACTGACATG ccaTTCGGAAAGCGAAGTGGTTCAATGACAGACAACAGAGTGCTTTACAAAAGATACATTACAGAGTTGGCTCGTGTTGCAAAACTAGGTACAGGACGTCTGGTTCTACTGACTTACGATCGCCGCAGTATTCAAATG GCTTTACAATCCGCAAGCAATTTATTCAAAGTGATAAAAATGCTCGGGGTTAATATGGGCGGGTTGCACGCAGCTGTCTATGTTTTGAAGAGGACCAAGTTACCGTATAATCCGTAG
- the LOC124305827 gene encoding THUMP domain-containing protein 3-like isoform X1, whose protein sequence is MTDINESDLYKLFKKSEEAESVYTIGTTVDTGLEWQAVDECKEKVDTTLHVVKERGKIYFNIHLDQFSKVKEMRSIDNIFLVSDVRQFNFSEDDGETDLTLLKNAIEKDLRLEKGLEAWKAMTGFRGKLYPKQEEFKDADKLLKAEKNQPPEDAVVGDVRKGRKRGRDPSLSSEEDILKYRVTCERTGSHAFESGQVARVIGGELQDKYFWLVDLTMYHLEVICNLVQNELATCLRITHESKHRRNIIHFGPTTLRATVCYSLLRLANPKPGDIIIDPMCGGGSIPIEAAIAFPDTYVLCGDNHEKAVARTKLNINAQSINYKTELITWSVAKLPLKDSYVDIVVTDMVGISLFICQYNICLLLLFVVINFSAIRKAKWFNDRQQSALQKIHYRVGSCCKTRYRTSGSTDLRSPQYSNGFTIRKQFIQSDKNARG, encoded by the exons ATGacggatatcaacgaatctGACTTGTACAAGCTATTTAAGAAATCTGAAGAAGCTGAAAGCGTCTATACAATCGGAACTACCGTAGACACAG GTTTGGAATGGCAGGCGGTTGACGAATGCAAAGAGAAGGTGGATACGACTTTACACGTTGTCAAGGAGCGTggaaaaatctattttaaCATACATCTGgaccaattttcaaaa gtaaaagaaatgagatcgattgacaatatttttctggTATCCGATGTCCGTCAATTCAACTTCTCAGAAGATGATGGCGAGACTGATTTGACGTTGCTAAAAAATGCAATAGAGAAAGATCTCAGGCTAGAAAAGGGTTTGGAAGCATGGAAAGCAATGACTGGCTTTCGTGGCAAACTTTACCCTAAACAAGAAGAATTTAAAGATGCGGATAAACTACTCaaagctgaaaaaaatcagcccCCGGAAGATGCAGTTGTAGGGGATGTCAGGAAGGGAAGAAAACGGGGTAGAGATCCGTCCTTATCCAGTGAAGAAGACATCCTCAAGTACAGAGTGACTTGCGAAAGAACAGGTTCTCATGCCTTTGAATCTGGTCAAGTTGCGAGAGTAATCGGGGGAGAATTACAAGATAAATATTTCTGGCTAGTCGACTTGACCATGTACCATCTGGAAGTCATTTGCAATCTAGTTCAGA ATGAGCTGGCAACCTGTCTTCGCATAACTCATGAGTCCAAACATCGCCGTAATATTATTCACTTTGGCCCAACTACGCTGCGAGCTACTGTGTGTTATAGTTTATTACGACTTGCGAATCCAAAGCCAGGGGATATCATAATCGATCCAATGTGTGGCGGAGGCTCCATACCGATCGAG GCAGCAATCGCTTTCCCAGATACATACGTTTTGTGTGGAGATAATCATGAGAAAGCTGTTGCTAGAACAAAGTTAAATATCAATGCTCAATCTATCAATTATAAGACAGAGCTGATCACATGGAGTGTCGCCAAATTACCGCTGAAAGATTCTTATGTTGACATTGTGGTAACTGACATGGTAGGCATATCATTGTTTATATGCCAATACAACATATGTCTTTTGCTATTGTTcgttgttattaatttttcagccaTTCGGAAAGCGAAGTGGTTCAATGACAGACAACAGAGTGCTTTACAAAAGATACATTACAGAGTTGGCTCGTGTTGCAAAACTAGGTACAGGACGTCTGGTTCTACTGACTTACGATCGCCGCAGTATTCAAATG GCTTTACAATCCGCAAGCAATTTATTCAAAGTGATAAAAATGCTCGGGGTTAA
- the LOC124305830 gene encoding BET1-like protein encodes MRRSHSGGYAYGPLPSTSHDALEEENERIADELKDKISLLKAVSIDIGTEVKYQEKMLNGMDEDFERTSGSLTSSVSRVLRMARAGHNYYIIYLFLFSIAVFIVLWLVLKFK; translated from the exons atGAGGCGGTCGCATTCGG GGGGGTATGCTTATGGGCCGTTGCCAAGCACCTCTCACGATGCTCTGGAGGAAGAGAACGAACGGATAGCCGATGAACTGAAGGACAAAATAAGCCTCCTGAAGGCAGTGTCCATTGATATTGGTACCGAGGTTAAATACcaggaaaaaatgttgaatggAATG gACGAAGATTTTGAGAGAACGAGTGGCTCCCTGACTTCCTCTGTGTCTAGAGTATTGCGTATGGCGAGGGCAGGACATAATTATTACATCATTtaccttttccttttttcaattgCTGTATTTATTGTGTTATGGCTTGttcttaaatttaaataa
- the LOC124305829 gene encoding translin isoform X1, translating into MSTNVTSIFNSFQDYLNTEQALREEIRTIVKEIEQSAREILMVLQNIHNENVSEENTIVSEHCTKARCLFEDVRKGYAKLAAVVPENQYYRFHEHWRFVTQRLCFLASLTIYLEVKILVHKDTVAELLGVKSNREEGFHLDLEDFLMGLLQLSSELCRFAVNSVTSGDYDRPIEISRFVNELNAGFRLLNLKNDSLRKRFDALKYDVKKIEEVVYDLSIRGLKPAVPPAPVDSK; encoded by the exons ATGTCGACCAACGTAACGTCGATTTTTAACTCGTTCCAAGATTACCTCAACACGGAACAGGCACTCCGTGAG GAAATCCGAACTATCGTCAAAGAGATTGAACAAAGTGCAAGAGAAATCCTGATGGTACttcaaaatattcacaatGAGAATGTGTCCGAGGAAAATACTA TAGTGTCGGAACACTGTACTAAGGCAAGGTGTCTATTTGAGGATGTACGAAAGGGTTATGCCAAACTAGCCGCTGTTGTTCCTGAGAATCAATACTACCGATTTCATGAACATTGGCGTTTTGTCACGCAACGTTTATGCTTCCTGGCTTCTCTCACTATATATCTAgaagtcaaaattcttgtgcACAAAGACACGGTTGCAGAACTATTGGGAG TAAAGAGCAATCGAGAGGAAGGATTTCACTTGGATCTTGAGGATTTTTTGATGGGACTTCTGCAGCTATCTTCAGAATTG tGCCGCTTTGCAGTCAACAGCGTAACGAGTGGAGACTATGATCGACCAATAGAAATATCCAGGTTTGTGAATGAACTGAACGCTGGATTCCGACTCCTCAATCTGAAGAATGACTCTCTTCGTAAACGGTTTGACGCCCTGAAATACGATGTTAAAAAGATCGAGGAAGTCGTTTACGACCTCAGCATTCGAGGACTGAAACCTGCTGTACCGCCTGCTCCAGTAGATTCGAAATAG
- the LOC124305829 gene encoding translin isoform X2 has product MSTNVTSIFNSFQDYLNTEQALREEIRTIVKEIEQSAREILMVLQNIHNENVSEENTMSEHCTKARCLFEDVRKGYAKLAAVVPENQYYRFHEHWRFVTQRLCFLASLTIYLEVKILVHKDTVAELLGVKSNREEGFHLDLEDFLMGLLQLSSELCRFAVNSVTSGDYDRPIEISRFVNELNAGFRLLNLKNDSLRKRFDALKYDVKKIEEVVYDLSIRGLKPAVPPAPVDSK; this is encoded by the exons ATGTCGACCAACGTAACGTCGATTTTTAACTCGTTCCAAGATTACCTCAACACGGAACAGGCACTCCGTGAG GAAATCCGAACTATCGTCAAAGAGATTGAACAAAGTGCAAGAGAAATCCTGATGGTACttcaaaatattcacaatGAGAATGTGTCCGAGGAAAATACTA TGTCGGAACACTGTACTAAGGCAAGGTGTCTATTTGAGGATGTACGAAAGGGTTATGCCAAACTAGCCGCTGTTGTTCCTGAGAATCAATACTACCGATTTCATGAACATTGGCGTTTTGTCACGCAACGTTTATGCTTCCTGGCTTCTCTCACTATATATCTAgaagtcaaaattcttgtgcACAAAGACACGGTTGCAGAACTATTGGGAG TAAAGAGCAATCGAGAGGAAGGATTTCACTTGGATCTTGAGGATTTTTTGATGGGACTTCTGCAGCTATCTTCAGAATTG tGCCGCTTTGCAGTCAACAGCGTAACGAGTGGAGACTATGATCGACCAATAGAAATATCCAGGTTTGTGAATGAACTGAACGCTGGATTCCGACTCCTCAATCTGAAGAATGACTCTCTTCGTAAACGGTTTGACGCCCTGAAATACGATGTTAAAAAGATCGAGGAAGTCGTTTACGACCTCAGCATTCGAGGACTGAAACCTGCTGTACCGCCTGCTCCAGTAGATTCGAAATAG